In the genome of Paenibacillus pabuli, one region contains:
- a CDS encoding YkvI family membrane protein has product MKQALRVLQIAFTYIGTVVGAGFATGQEILQFFTQYGKWATITIGLSTMLFVWLGTKMMLIAHDTGSRSYEDLNKHLFGHKAGIWITWVTLIILIGVNSVMLAGAGSVFVEHLGLHYQTGLIVTLIGTYLLLGRGIQAILQMNSIVVPMMLLLSLLMITSTIHHPGANRFITLTTDSNPIQVWLSPLLYSSFNLALAQAVLVPVGNQIRNRKVLKWGGVLGGIGVGFMLMAAHFAMSAQMPGIIQFEIPMGSIAFQLGWIVQSIYVSLIFMEIFSTFVADIYGMTLQLRQHVHVHPKLIMLTIMMLCYSLSQFGFSSLLSILYPIFGSLALIWAAKLVMDQWGSFRGRNKHL; this is encoded by the coding sequence ATGAAACAGGCATTACGGGTGCTGCAGATCGCATTTACATACATTGGAACGGTAGTAGGAGCCGGCTTTGCAACAGGACAAGAGATATTGCAGTTTTTTACCCAGTATGGCAAATGGGCCACCATTACCATTGGCTTATCGACCATGCTCTTTGTCTGGTTAGGTACAAAAATGATGCTGATTGCCCATGATACCGGCTCGCGCTCTTACGAAGATCTCAACAAGCATCTATTCGGTCATAAAGCTGGAATCTGGATTACCTGGGTTACCCTCATAATTTTGATCGGAGTAAACAGTGTCATGCTGGCCGGAGCAGGATCGGTCTTTGTAGAGCATCTGGGGCTTCACTATCAGACTGGTCTGATTGTTACCCTTATAGGTACATATCTGCTGCTTGGACGGGGTATTCAAGCCATTCTGCAAATGAACAGTATCGTGGTGCCCATGATGCTCCTGCTGTCCCTGCTTATGATCACCAGCACCATACATCATCCCGGCGCAAACCGATTTATTACATTGACCACTGACAGCAATCCAATCCAGGTCTGGTTATCTCCTCTTTTGTATAGTTCATTCAACCTTGCACTTGCCCAAGCAGTACTCGTTCCAGTGGGTAATCAGATTCGCAACCGAAAGGTACTGAAATGGGGCGGCGTTCTGGGCGGGATTGGTGTTGGATTCATGCTTATGGCAGCTCACTTTGCCATGTCAGCCCAGATGCCTGGCATCATCCAATTTGAAATTCCAATGGGAAGCATTGCCTTTCAACTTGGATGGATAGTCCAGTCTATCTATGTATCCCTCATTTTTATGGAAATCTTCAGTACATTTGTAGCCGATATCTATGGAATGACCCTCCAGCTCAGACAGCATGTCCACGTACATCCCAAACTAATTATGCTGACCATCATGATGTTATGTTATTCGCTCAGCCAGTTTGGATTCAGTTCACTGCTCTCTATTCTTTACCCCATTTTCGGTAGTTTGGCACTGATCTGGGCTGCAAAATTAGTAATGGATCAATGGGGAAGCTTTCGCGGTCGTAACAAACACCTATAA
- a CDS encoding xanthine phosphoribosyltransferase translates to MEVLKQRILQEGVVMSDQVLKLDGLLNHQIDPALTMEMGREFAARFRESGVTRVVTVESSGIPVAFAAAHELGVPLVFARRKKTLLADPDAYCERVPSFTKGIVTDIMVSREYIHENDRILFIDDIIANGDAARGVIKIIERSGAELVGFGVVVEKCFQAGARTIREQGIPVEALVRIRSLNDGTVQFDDNEL, encoded by the coding sequence ATGGAAGTATTGAAACAACGAATTTTACAAGAAGGTGTAGTCATGTCAGATCAGGTGCTTAAGCTGGATGGTCTGCTGAATCACCAGATAGATCCTGCATTGACGATGGAAATGGGGCGTGAGTTTGCCGCTCGTTTCCGTGAAAGTGGTGTTACCCGGGTCGTTACAGTGGAGTCTTCCGGGATTCCGGTTGCCTTTGCTGCCGCACATGAATTGGGTGTTCCGCTGGTATTTGCCCGTCGCAAAAAGACACTTTTGGCTGACCCCGACGCCTACTGTGAAAGGGTTCCATCTTTTACCAAAGGAATCGTAACTGATATTATGGTGTCCCGTGAATATATTCATGAGAATGACCGTATTTTGTTCATTGACGATATTATTGCGAATGGCGATGCCGCTCGTGGTGTCATAAAAATTATCGAACGTTCGGGTGCGGAACTGGTTGGATTCGGTGTCGTGGTCGAAAAATGTTTTCAGGCAGGAGCCCGCACCATTCGGGAGCAGGGCATCCCGGTAGAAGCCTTGGTTCGTATTCGTTCACTGAACGATGGCACCGTGCAATTTGACGATAACGAATTGTGA
- a CDS encoding carboxymuconolactone decarboxylase family protein: protein MTLMNDKVHAYKDQIGELSDVLPAVVKSYHEFTGECFQAGAIDAKTKQLIALGIGLFANNEVCTFYHVEEARAKGATDQEIMETVAVAGAVGGGHALSQGAMRVQKALH, encoded by the coding sequence ATGACATTGATGAATGATAAGGTTCACGCCTATAAAGATCAGATTGGTGAATTAAGTGATGTGCTCCCAGCTGTGGTGAAGTCTTATCATGAATTCACTGGAGAATGTTTTCAGGCAGGAGCAATTGATGCCAAGACCAAACAGTTGATTGCGCTGGGCATTGGATTGTTCGCTAATAATGAAGTGTGTACGTTCTACCATGTGGAAGAGGCACGTGCCAAGGGAGCAACAGATCAGGAGATTATGGAGACGGTTGCTGTGGCTGGAGCCGTAGGCGGAGGCCATGCGCTGTCTCAGGGTGCAATGAGGGTACAGAAAGCTTTGCATTAG